The following coding sequences are from one Coffea arabica cultivar ET-39 chromosome 11e, Coffea Arabica ET-39 HiFi, whole genome shotgun sequence window:
- the LOC140021175 gene encoding putative late blight resistance protein homolog R1A-4, translating to MPSTVPSTVALLLSSTDLTVGAISGTLAPSLFFLNRIASSVFPPRFHYALPARIFAAQLGLRTWPSHQDAISKLQQKFMLLRPQMKDAYAFANNFSLRCPHPLCHELKWYNFHSFLRNVLLSLCRSEGKLQRDIYVQLDTMLDMLKCMDTYIKSMKCHVYLGFTSYFGALIIRAAHVSYLCWIHQMDEDKSQEIIIMLSDLLKALKPNTPETTQLCFYGIKYDLEFKPQRLAVEAFVNFLIREKDPQLQTIYDGLTQLIMFVLHARAPEEDNVKPLLKDITAAVCKLGSFGYSFHVKRTTQDKPKGTDPAIFWLLDKMELLRAEGKSKAPKLVWLHILTLAREATSIYQSFHAQSVTIGKLRDELLKLQEKIKLLKTEILLEELLNGHPNYVVNVKNEIKSLDQGLIVLRPFLIGSDEENEKFLLTQAESITRNLAFLYDCLLENESTEDTVMKFSFLLPELVKKMNLVNAEIKEGYITVRRSLGSHFPKTEGFGFIDFLLGNLRELLNSEVDYVVSVIHQIHVVHEEIEFLRSFLRDIEEQYKEHQDLKTLDSSIMEVILEAEYLIDVFILGDCLQWYHPIWLSDLIEDLKLVKLQATEICENAHGININNVPTFSRNVISPPKIPKIDEVVIDLADGKKLVIDRLIAGSPQLDVVSIVGMAGLGKTTLALKVYTDPSVIYHFHIRAWCSVSQAYQKRELLLEILGDIVELTDHILEMSDGDLEMKLYQCLKRNRFLIVMDDIWSTSAWYDFQGSFPNDNNGSRILITSRLPDVARKMKVDSAPHPLRLLSNDESWKLFQRRVFDTKKSCKGLPLAVVAISGLLERTDKAPDWWKQVSESICSHIAEDIETRCMDTLELSYRYLPDHLKHCFLYTGVFLEDEDIPVRKLTWLWAVEGFIWNTDQENNEDVAEGYLRDLIGRSLIMTSKKKSLGGVKTCRVHDMLRTLCMLKFDKENILQCQNGYEELFASTLEDLDYGVDPNYSYPTNSITYEKRRLSICSKRNHFVMSRPSGPHVHTLLFSATSDLYPRCPYDISFIFDNFKLLRVLDLECINMGNSFPTGVQLLIHLRYLALCGNIDCIPASISHLRDLETLLVKGLRGEVLLPYTIWSLEKLRHVHVNMHATFTLQDGEITLSPQVLNLVSLSCPYLLCGKGTENIMRRLLKLRKLRCVFSEVSSTKLSDRARVIECTIGRLPNLEVLKLLSRAFEGKVWEMKKGEFHKLKFLKLDNLNIAQWNASSDHLPQLQHLILRSCRQLEESPSAFCESSTLEMIEVQLCTSSVEESVLKLKEELLEMGNEDFKVLIDRSDMDL from the exons atGCCATCTACAGTTCCCTCTACTGTTGCCCTACTTCtaagctctactgacttgaccgtcggagctattTCGGGAACCCTAGCCCCATCGTTGTTCTTTCTTAACAGGATAGCCAGTTCGGTTTTCCCTCCTCGGTTCCACTACGCTCTCCCAGCTCGGATCTTTGCAGCTCAGCTCGGACTGCGTACTTGGCCGTCGCATCAAGATGCAATCAGTAAGTTGCAACAAAAATTTATGCTCTTGAGACCACAAATGAAAGATGCTTATGCTTTTGCAAACAACTTTTCATTAAGATGCCCCCATCCCCTATGCCATGAGCTTAAATGGTATAACTTCCATTCTTTTCTGCGCAACGTTCTGTTGTCTCTTTGTCGCAGCGAAGGCAAGTTGCAAAGGGATATCTACGTTCAACTTGATACTATGTTAGACATGCTAAAATGTATGGATACCTATATCAAGTCCATGAAATGTCATGTATACTTAGGTTTCACATCTTATTTTGGTGCTTTAATTATCCGGGCAGCACATGTTTCTTACTTGTGCTGGATTCATCAAATGGATGAAGACAAGAGCCAGGAGATCATCATTATGCTTTCTGATCTGCTAAAGGCGTTGAAGCCTAATACTCCAGAAACTACACAGTTGTGTTTCTATGGAATCAAATACGATTTAGAATTCAAACCCCAGAGATTGGCTGTAGAAGCATTTGTCAATTTTCTTATTCGTGAGAAGGATCCTCAACTTCAAACCATATACGATGGGCTCACACAGCTGATAATGTTTGTCCTTCACGCTCGTGCTCCAGAAGAGGATAATGTAAAGCCTCTTTTAAAGGATATTACAGCAGCCGTTTGCAAGCTTGGGTCTTTCGGTTACTCTTTCCATGTGAAAAGAACAACACAAGACAAACCTAAAGGAACTGATCCTGCAATATTTTGGTTGCTTGACAAGATGGAGCTTCTGAGGGCAGAG GGGAAAAGCAAAGCTCCTAAGCTGGTATGGCTGCATATTCTAACTTTGGCTAGGGAGGCTACCTCTATTTATCAATCATTTCATGCCCAGTCTGTCACTATAGGCAAGTTGAGAGATGAGCTACTTAAGTTGCAAGAGAAGATTAAGCTTTTGAAGACAGAGATACTTCTGGAAGAGCTTCTTAATGGACACCCAAATTATGTAGTCAACGTGAAGAACGAAATCAAAAGCCTTGATCAGGGGCTAATAGTCCTGAGACCTTTCCTGATTGGTTCGGACGAAGAGAATGAGAAATTCCTCCTGACACAAGCAGAATCTATAACAAGAAATTTAGCTTTTTTGTATGACTGTCTTCTTGAAAATGAAAGTACAGAAGATACGGTGATGAAATTCAGTTTTTTGCTTCCTGAGTTAGTAAAAAAGATGAATCTTGTCAATGCAGAGATCAAAGAGGGTTACATAACTGTTCGCAGGTCATTAGGATCTCATTTCCCGAAGACAGAAGGATTTGGTTTCATTGATTTCCTTTTAGGAAATCTCAGGGAACTACTGAACTCTGAAGTTGATTATGTTGTTTCTGTCATACATCAAATTCATGTTGTTCATGAAGAGATAGAGTTCTTGAGATCATTCCTCAGAGATATCGAAGAACAATATAAGGAGCATCAGGATTTGAAAACTCTGGATTCGTCCATTATGgaagtgatacttgaggcggAGTATCTCATTGATGTGTTTATTCTTGGAGATTGTTTGCAATGGTATCATCCGATATGGCTTTCTGATCTCATTGAAGATCTCAAACTCGTCAAGCTTCAGGCAACAGAAATCTGTGAGAATGCACATGGCATCAACATCAATAATGTTCCCACCTTTTCAAGGAATGTAATATCACCACCCAAAATTCCCAAAATTGATGAAGTTGTGATTGATCTTGCTGATGGGAAAAAATTAGTCATTGATAGACTTATAGCAGGATCACCACAACTAGATGTTGTCTCAATTGTTGGCATGGCTGGACTCGGCAAGACAACTTTAGCCTTAAAGGTATACACTGATCCTTCAGTTATTTATCATTTCCACATTCGTGCATGGTGTTCTGTCTCCCAGGCATATCAGAAAAGGGAATTGCTCCTTGAGATTTTAGGTGACATTGTTGAACTTACGGATCATATCCTTGAAATGAGCGATGGAGACTTAGAGATGAAGTTGTACCAATGCCTAAAGAGAAATAGGTTCCTCATTGTCATGGACGATATTTGGAGCACTAGCGCATGGTACGATTTTCAAGGTTCATTTCCAAATGACAACAATGGAAGCAGAATACTGATCACGAGTCGTCTCCCTGATGTGGctagaaaaatgaaagtagatAGTGCTCCTCATCCCCTTCGGCTACTCTCTAACGATGAGAGCTGGAAGCTGTTCCAGAGGAGAGTGTTTGACACAAAGA AAAGTTGTAAAGGACTCCCTCTCGCAGTTGTTGCAATATCTGGTCTCCTTGAAAGGACTGACAAGGCACCAGACTGGTGGAAACAAGTTTCAGAAAGCATATGTTCACACATTGCCGAGGACATTGAAACGAGGTGCATGGACACCCTAGAGCTGAGCTACAGGTATTTACCTGACCATTTGAAGCATTGCTTTCTTTATACTGGAGTATTTTTGGAGGATGAGGACATTCCAGTTAGGAAGTTGACATGGTTATGGGCAGTAGAAGGATTCATATGGAATACAGACCAAGAGAATAATGAAGATGTTGCAGAAGGGTACTTGAGGGATCTGATTGGTAGAAGCCTAATAAtgacttccaaaaaaaaatcacttggaGGTGTCAAAACATGTCGAGTTCATGACATGTTGCGCACATTATGCATGctaaaatttgacaaagaaaACATTTTGCAGTGTCAAAATGGGTATGAAGAACTTTTTGCTTCCACTCTTGAGGATTTGGATTACGGTGTTGATCCCAACTACTCATATCCCACAAACTCTATCACATACGAAAAACGCAGATTGTCCATTTGTTCTAAGAGAAATCACTTTGTCATGTCAAGACCTTCTGGGCCACATGTCCACACTCTATTGTTCTCTGCTACCAGTGATTTGTATCCAAGATGCCCCTATGATATCTCCTTCATTTTTGACAACTTTAAACTTCTTAGAGTGCTGGATTTGGAATGCATCAATATGGGAAATTCTTTCCCAACTGGAGTTCAGTTGTTGATTCACCTAAGATATTTAGCACTTTGTGGCAATATAGACTGTATTCCAGCATCAATATCCCATCTCCGGGATCTTGAAACCTTGCTGGTAAAGGGATTAAGAGGTGAAGTTCTACTACCTTATACCATTTGGAGCTTGGAAAAGTTGAGACATGTCCATGTAAATATGCATGCCACTTTCACATTGCAAGACGGTGAAATTACACTTTCTCCTCAAGTACTCAATCTAGTCAGTCTTTCCTGTCCATATCTCTTATGTGGTAAAGGTACAGAGAATATCATGAGGAGGTTACTCAAACTTCGGAAACTGAGATGTGTATTTTCTGAAGTTTCCAGTACTAAACTTTCTGACAGAGCTCGAGTCATTGAATGTACT ATTGGGAGATTACCCAACCTTGAAGTTCTCAAATTACTTTCTAGAGCCTTCGAGGGGAAAGTATGGGAAATGAAAAAAGGAGAGTTCcataaactgaaatttttgaagCTGGACAATCTAAACATTGCTCAGTGGAATGCCTCTAGTGATCACCTGCCACAGCTTCAACACCTAATTCTACGAAGTTGCAGGCAGCTTGAGGAGAGCCCCTCTGCTTTTTGTGAAAGCTCTACTCTGGAGATGATTGAGGTCCAATTGTGCACGAGCTCTGTTGAAGAGTCAGTGCTAAAGCTTAAGGAGGAACTACTTGAAATGGGAAATGAGGACTTCAAGGTTCTTATTGATCGTTCAGACATGGATTTATGA